In Chitinophaga nivalis, a single genomic region encodes these proteins:
- a CDS encoding acyltransferase family protein, with protein sequence MSTTELRTPRVQQRIYGLDALRAVAMLLGIVLHATIAYKVFPEPGWPFDNRFHSWPLEILYEFIHAFRMPLFYLVAGFFAHMVYLKTGETAFIQHRMKRIGLPFIISLIFILPLSMLPFLYNRYYIQEQHSTAASWHLLTSQLKHWNGMAHLWFLYYLMMFYVAMLVLNRIRIPLAIRFNFSAPLPLLLLGIITTLILGIFFDTPTVGVYTGIMPQPGIFAFYGFFFFLGYQLYTRQEQLEDIALRTWPNIVTGLVLTLLVCYLLWAAPPHLNPWLVKAAVALQTIFLIFGIMGFFLKYLNKANQTLRYISDASYWMYLFHMCWIAGLQLYFLYTGVPGWLRFWMVLILTHVITLLTYQWFIRYTFIGNILHGPRERPAKKARAVL encoded by the coding sequence ATGTCAACAACTGAATTACGGACCCCCAGGGTCCAGCAACGGATTTATGGATTAGATGCACTGCGTGCGGTGGCTATGCTACTGGGTATTGTGTTGCATGCCACCATCGCCTACAAAGTATTTCCTGAGCCGGGATGGCCGTTTGACAATCGGTTTCATAGCTGGCCCCTTGAAATACTCTATGAGTTTATACACGCCTTCCGGATGCCTTTATTTTACCTGGTAGCCGGCTTCTTTGCCCATATGGTATATCTTAAAACAGGAGAAACAGCGTTTATACAGCACCGTATGAAACGTATCGGACTGCCTTTTATCATCAGTCTGATATTCATATTACCGCTGTCTATGCTGCCTTTCCTGTATAACCGTTATTATATACAGGAACAACACAGCACTGCCGCCTCCTGGCACCTGCTGACCAGCCAGCTGAAACACTGGAACGGCATGGCCCATCTATGGTTTCTCTACTACCTGATGATGTTTTATGTAGCCATGCTGGTACTAAACAGAATACGGATACCACTGGCTATTCGCTTTAATTTTTCCGCTCCCCTGCCATTATTATTGTTAGGCATCATAACTACGCTTATACTGGGTATTTTCTTCGACACCCCTACTGTGGGGGTTTACACCGGTATCATGCCACAGCCGGGCATTTTCGCCTTCTATGGCTTTTTCTTTTTCCTGGGTTACCAGTTGTATACCCGGCAGGAACAATTGGAAGACATCGCCCTCCGCACCTGGCCCAACATCGTTACCGGCCTGGTGCTCACCCTCCTTGTATGTTATCTGTTGTGGGCAGCGCCGCCCCACCTGAATCCCTGGCTGGTGAAAGCTGCTGTGGCATTGCAAACCATCTTTCTGATATTTGGCATCATGGGCTTTTTCCTGAAATACCTGAACAAGGCAAATCAAACGCTCAGATATATATCAGATGCATCTTACTGGATGTATCTCTTCCACATGTGCTGGATTGCCGGCCTACAGCTATACTTCCTGTATACCGGCGTACCCGGATGGTTACGCTTCTGGATGGTGTTGATACTAACACATGTGATTACCCTCCTCACCTATCAGTGGTTTATCCGATATACTTTTATCGGCAACATCCTGCACGGCCCGCGGGAGCGGCCTGCTAAAAAAGCACGCGCAGTCTTGTAG
- a CDS encoding response regulator, whose amino-acid sequence MKKTVLIIDDSAPIRYLLEAILGKKYKIVSAMDVPTAMLWLANGNKPDLIISDIQMPGVDGWELIKYLNGNALYNDVPLIVLSGTEAPVGSAKEAYKYSEFIRKPFDPAGLMISVERNLEVAVALSA is encoded by the coding sequence ATGAAAAAGACTGTTTTGATCATTGATGATAGTGCGCCGATAAGGTATTTGCTGGAAGCTATCCTTGGGAAAAAATACAAAATTGTTTCTGCTATGGACGTGCCTACAGCAATGTTATGGCTGGCCAATGGCAACAAACCTGATCTGATTATTTCAGATATCCAGATGCCAGGTGTGGATGGATGGGAGCTGATTAAATACCTGAATGGAAATGCCTTATATAACGACGTGCCTTTAATCGTTTTATCCGGTACGGAAGCACCGGTAGGGAGTGCAAAAGAAGCCTACAAGTATTCTGAATTCATCCGCAAACCTTTTGATCCTGCAGGGCTGATGATATCGGTGGAAAGAAACCTGGAAGTGGCTGTAGCATTGTCTGCATAG
- a CDS encoding NAD-dependent epimerase/dehydratase family protein, with protein sequence MKIKSLVTGGAGFIGSHVAKHCLDMGHEVIILDDLSGGFEDHIPAGAVFVQGSVTDEALVSELFATYRFDYVYHLAAYAAEGLSHFIRRFNYNNNLIGSINLINESVKHKVKCFTFTSSIAVYGAGQLPMREDMIPTPEDPYGVSKYAVELDLKAAHEMFGLNYVVFRPHNVYGENQNIGDKYRNVIGIFMNQIMQGQSLTIFGDGEQTRAFSYIDDVAIPIAKSVVTPAAYNQVFNIGADKPYTVNELAKVVGACFNVTPQINYLQARNEVMHAYSDHTKAHAVFGEGSGITLDEGIRKMAAWAKEVGARKSKEFDNIEIYEKLPQGWEKKPETAAATV encoded by the coding sequence ATGAAAATAAAATCTCTCGTTACCGGCGGCGCCGGATTCATTGGCTCTCATGTAGCTAAACATTGCCTGGATATGGGCCATGAAGTAATTATCCTCGATGACCTGAGTGGTGGGTTTGAAGACCATATTCCGGCAGGTGCCGTTTTTGTACAGGGTTCTGTAACAGATGAAGCATTGGTAAGTGAACTGTTTGCTACCTACCGGTTTGATTATGTATATCACCTGGCAGCTTATGCAGCAGAAGGGTTATCCCATTTCATACGTCGTTTCAACTATAATAATAACCTCATCGGAAGCATTAACCTGATTAATGAATCCGTAAAACATAAGGTGAAGTGTTTCACTTTCACCTCTTCTATTGCGGTATATGGCGCCGGCCAGCTGCCGATGCGGGAAGATATGATTCCTACACCGGAAGATCCGTACGGCGTTTCCAAATATGCTGTGGAACTGGACCTCAAAGCCGCCCACGAAATGTTTGGCCTGAACTATGTTGTTTTCCGTCCGCATAACGTATATGGTGAGAACCAGAACATCGGCGATAAATACCGTAACGTGATCGGCATCTTCATGAATCAGATTATGCAGGGCCAGTCGCTGACCATTTTTGGCGACGGCGAACAAACCCGTGCATTCAGCTATATTGATGATGTAGCAATTCCGATTGCCAAATCTGTCGTAACCCCGGCTGCCTACAACCAGGTATTCAATATTGGTGCAGACAAACCTTACACGGTGAATGAGCTGGCGAAAGTAGTGGGTGCATGTTTTAATGTAACGCCACAGATCAATTACCTCCAGGCCAGAAACGAAGTAATGCATGCTTATTCCGATCATACCAAAGCACATGCTGTGTTTGGTGAAGGTAGCGGCATCACCCTGGACGAAGGTATCCGCAAAATGGCGGCGTGGGCCAAAGAGGTGGGCGCCCGGAAAAGTAAAGAGTTCGACAATATTGAGATTTATGAAAAATTGCCGCAGGGTTGGGAGAAAAAACCTGAAACTGCTGCAGCTACTGTATAA
- a CDS encoding glycosyltransferase family 2 protein, protein MVVIFWISLFVVFYNYIGYGILLYLLVKGKNFFASRETPASTAIEPAVTLVIAAYNEAGFIAAKIRNTFELDYPQDKLELICITDGSTDQTPDILRNYPRVKLLHEVQRNGKTAALNRAMQHVTTPLVIFCDANTLLNREAIRNIVKHYADETVGGVAGEKKIIRSDNENTAGAGEGIYWKYESFLKRLDADWYTVVGAAGELFSIRTALFQPVEKEVILDDFIISLRINERGYRIAYAPDAYAMETPSSDIREEHKRKVRISAGGFQAIVKLKALLNIFRYPKLSFQYISHRVLRWTLSPLSLLLLLLTNIILVQETAAWWWYGCLVAQLLFYIAAFTGFVLAEKQIKNRLFQIPFYFLFMNIAVYQGFFRYLKGNQSAAWEKSKRR, encoded by the coding sequence ATGGTTGTAATATTCTGGATCAGCTTATTTGTTGTGTTTTATAATTACATAGGATATGGCATTCTTCTCTACCTGCTTGTAAAGGGAAAAAACTTTTTCGCATCCCGCGAAACGCCCGCATCCACTGCTATTGAGCCGGCAGTGACCCTCGTGATAGCCGCCTATAATGAAGCCGGTTTTATTGCTGCAAAAATCCGGAATACCTTCGAACTGGACTATCCACAGGATAAACTGGAGCTCATATGTATTACAGATGGTTCTACCGATCAAACACCAGATATACTACGTAATTATCCTCGTGTAAAATTATTGCATGAAGTACAGCGCAACGGCAAAACGGCTGCACTGAACAGAGCCATGCAACATGTAACCACACCGCTGGTAATATTCTGCGATGCCAATACCTTACTGAACCGGGAAGCCATTCGTAACATCGTCAAACATTATGCTGATGAAACCGTTGGCGGCGTAGCCGGCGAGAAAAAAATCATCCGGTCGGACAACGAAAATACAGCCGGTGCAGGTGAAGGTATCTATTGGAAATACGAATCCTTCCTCAAACGACTGGACGCAGACTGGTACACAGTAGTAGGTGCTGCCGGCGAGTTATTCTCCATTCGTACGGCCTTGTTCCAACCTGTAGAAAAAGAAGTCATCCTGGATGATTTTATTATTTCCCTGCGGATCAATGAAAGAGGCTACCGCATTGCCTATGCACCGGATGCCTATGCAATGGAAACGCCTTCTTCCGATATACGGGAAGAGCATAAACGGAAAGTGCGCATCAGTGCAGGTGGATTTCAGGCAATTGTTAAACTGAAAGCCCTGCTAAATATATTCAGATACCCCAAACTGTCTTTTCAATATATTTCCCATCGTGTGCTGCGCTGGACATTAAGCCCCCTCAGCCTGTTGCTGTTACTCCTCACCAATATTATACTGGTACAGGAAACTGCAGCGTGGTGGTGGTACGGTTGCCTGGTGGCACAACTCTTGTTTTATATCGCTGCCTTTACCGGTTTTGTACTGGCTGAAAAGCAAATAAAAAACCGGCTTTTCCAGATTCCCTTTTATTTCCTGTTTATGAATATTGCCGTTTATCAGGGCTTTTTCAGGTATCTAAAAGGAAACCAGTCAGCTGCGTGGGAGAAATCGAAACGCAGGTAA
- a CDS encoding class I SAM-dependent methyltransferase — protein MANITYEYDRMADRKRLDFITDALHNTIPENGTILDVGCGNGIISRHLGQLGYNVLGIDVSEKAIGVARSLTSRPNVRFEAISAEKLVAAGNTYDAVICSEVLEHLDQPSLLLKVLYQSLKPTGRLVVTVPNGNGPREALVTKPVLRMRNNNTWRWRALLRIKKILGYKGTTVQSAADNLDHVQFFTKNDLEQLSAAHNFRIVKYGKANFLADVFPFSLVANRVKFLQQLDCKLADALPLQCTTGFFTIWVKER, from the coding sequence ATGGCAAACATTACATACGAATACGATCGCATGGCCGACCGCAAACGGCTGGACTTTATAACGGATGCACTGCATAATACGATTCCGGAAAACGGTACCATACTGGATGTGGGCTGTGGCAACGGTATCATCAGCCGGCACCTGGGACAGCTGGGGTATAATGTGCTGGGCATCGATGTGAGTGAAAAGGCAATAGGGGTGGCCCGTAGCCTGACCAGCAGACCCAATGTACGCTTTGAAGCCATCAGCGCGGAAAAGCTGGTAGCTGCCGGTAATACCTACGATGCCGTGATCTGCAGTGAAGTGCTGGAACATCTCGATCAGCCGTCTTTACTGCTGAAAGTATTGTACCAGTCCCTGAAGCCTACCGGTCGTTTAGTCGTAACCGTACCCAACGGCAACGGTCCGCGGGAAGCACTGGTGACCAAACCGGTACTGCGCATGCGTAATAATAATACCTGGCGTTGGCGCGCCCTGCTCCGGATCAAGAAAATCCTGGGGTATAAAGGCACCACCGTACAATCGGCGGCAGACAACCTGGATCACGTACAGTTCTTTACCAAAAATGACCTGGAGCAATTATCTGCGGCACACAATTTCCGGATTGTGAAATACGGCAAAGCCAACTTCCTGGCCGATGTATTTCCTTTTTCACTGGTAGCCAACCGGGTAAAGTTCCTGCAACAGTTGGATTGTAAACTGGCCGATGCCTTGCCATTGCAATGTACCACAGGCTTTTTTACCATCTGGGTAAAGGAACGGTAA
- a CDS encoding glycosyltransferase family 2 protein yields the protein MNPNTAPLVSIIALNFNQTTVTCEFLESTKKLTYRNFETIIVDNGSRENPTAQLEAGQYPNLRIILSPENLGFTGGNNLGMQHAKGDYMFIVNNDTEVTPDLIEQLLAPFSQDPAIGVVCPKIRFWHHPNVIQYAGFRPMNLLTGRTGAVGNQEEDKGQHDVSGTTHCAHGAAMMVKKEVIEKVGMFADKFFIYYEESDWSARIIRAGFKIYYNAAGLIYHKESITMGKESSMKVYYHTRNRILYMRRNTNKLQLTTFLLFFSFFTFPKSVLRYTIKGQFAHLKSFLRGTFWNVTTSSYSQV from the coding sequence ATGAATCCTAATACAGCACCACTGGTTTCCATTATTGCCTTAAACTTTAATCAAACAACTGTTACCTGCGAATTCCTGGAGTCTACCAAAAAACTGACCTACCGGAACTTTGAAACCATTATCGTGGATAATGGTTCCAGAGAAAATCCTACTGCCCAGCTGGAAGCAGGACAGTATCCGAATCTCCGGATTATCCTCAGCCCCGAAAACCTCGGTTTTACTGGTGGGAATAACCTGGGCATGCAGCATGCGAAAGGCGACTACATGTTTATTGTCAATAATGATACGGAAGTAACTCCCGATCTGATAGAACAGCTGCTGGCTCCTTTTAGCCAGGACCCGGCTATCGGCGTGGTATGTCCTAAAATCCGGTTCTGGCATCATCCGAATGTCATTCAGTATGCGGGCTTCCGGCCCATGAATCTGCTCACCGGCAGAACCGGTGCAGTCGGTAACCAGGAAGAAGACAAAGGTCAGCACGACGTGTCGGGTACCACCCATTGTGCACACGGCGCGGCCATGATGGTGAAAAAAGAAGTGATCGAAAAGGTGGGCATGTTTGCGGATAAGTTCTTTATCTATTATGAAGAGTCAGACTGGTCTGCCCGGATCATCCGTGCCGGCTTTAAAATCTATTATAATGCCGCGGGCCTGATTTATCACAAGGAATCCATTACGATGGGGAAAGAGAGTTCCATGAAGGTATATTACCATACCCGCAACCGGATTCTCTACATGCGCAGAAATACCAACAAGCTGCAGCTGACTACCTTCCTCTTGTTTTTCTCCTTCTTTACGTTTCCGAAATCAGTATTGCGGTATACTATAAAAGGACAGTTCGCACATTTGAAGTCATTCCTGCGGGGCACTTTCTGGAATGTTACTACCTCAAGCTATTCACAGGTCTGA
- a CDS encoding sugar transferase, with product MIYNLPLMLNERKKEKRNAGMLVLPGIHVMPFYLTVGNAKQYSHLSKPDMLTVTVNELSVVKKVLKDRLEMKVLPQYIIFNLEEQQSLLQSFVQHMRSKPALGKIPLFIYVEKMNDELKEQLVKTGFIDGIITPETTMEEFQQKISFIQKIKSLIPYKKTSRLGIFSKGNSGLNYILKRAFDIAVSGTLLLLASPVMAVIALIIRLESKGSIFYVSPRAGKMYQVFKFYKFRTMVADADKQVDQLTHLNQYDVADTAGPVFFKLSNDPRVTKFGTFLRNTSLDELPQLFNVLKGDMSLVGNRPLPLYEANTLTTDEYAQRFIAPAGITGLWQVKKRGKKDMSVNERIGLDIDYARKHSFIYDMRILASTPAALVQKENV from the coding sequence ATGATTTACAATTTACCATTAATGTTGAATGAAAGAAAAAAAGAGAAACGCAATGCTGGTATGCTGGTATTACCCGGTATACATGTCATGCCGTTTTATCTGACTGTAGGCAATGCCAAACAATACAGTCATCTTTCCAAACCGGATATGCTGACCGTTACAGTCAATGAGCTGTCGGTGGTGAAAAAAGTGCTGAAAGACAGACTGGAGATGAAGGTGCTTCCCCAATACATTATTTTTAACCTCGAAGAGCAACAGTCCTTGTTGCAGTCATTTGTGCAACACATGCGCAGTAAACCCGCACTGGGTAAAATTCCATTGTTCATCTACGTAGAAAAGATGAATGATGAACTCAAAGAACAGCTCGTCAAAACCGGTTTCATTGATGGTATCATTACACCAGAAACCACTATGGAAGAGTTTCAGCAGAAAATTTCTTTCATACAAAAAATAAAATCGTTAATTCCCTATAAAAAAACTTCCCGGCTCGGTATTTTCTCCAAAGGAAATTCCGGCTTAAACTACATCCTGAAACGTGCTTTTGATATAGCCGTTTCCGGTACCTTACTGTTGCTGGCCAGCCCTGTTATGGCCGTTATTGCCCTGATCATCCGGCTGGAATCAAAAGGCAGCATATTTTATGTTTCTCCCCGCGCCGGTAAAATGTACCAGGTGTTTAAGTTTTATAAATTCAGAACCATGGTGGCCGATGCCGACAAGCAGGTTGACCAGCTCACCCACCTGAATCAATACGATGTGGCGGATACAGCCGGCCCTGTATTCTTCAAACTGAGCAACGATCCGCGTGTTACCAAATTCGGCACCTTCCTGCGCAACACCAGCCTGGATGAATTGCCTCAGTTGTTTAATGTGCTGAAAGGAGATATGTCGCTGGTAGGTAATCGCCCGCTGCCGCTGTACGAAGCCAACACCCTCACGACCGACGAATATGCCCAGCGGTTTATTGCGCCGGCAGGCATCACCGGTTTATGGCAGGTGAAGAAGCGAGGTAAAAAAGATATGAGTGTGAATGAAAGAATCGGGTTGGATATTGACTACGCCCGTAAACATTCCTTTATCTATGATATGCGTATCCTCGCCAGCACCCCGGCTGCCCTGGTACAAAAAGAGAATGTCTAG